The nucleotide window TGTCACAAGCAGCATTCAGCAGGCGATTAAATCTTCACCTGTGCCAATCGTCTTAGCAGGCTCTGTTGATGAGAAAAAAGAAGCAGCCTCTGTTAATATTGATTACTATCAAGCAGCATATGAGGCAGTGCGTATTTTAGTGGGAAATGGTCATAAGCGTATTGCGTTTGTATCAGGCCCATTAGATTATACAATTAATGGAATCTATAAATTAGCAGCGTACAAGCAGGTGCTAGAGGATGCTAACATTGAACTTGATGAGCAGCTTATCGTAGCAGGTGATAGCACATATGATGATGGCATTTCAGCATATGAGGAGCTAGCAGTAATTTCAGCACCACCGACAGCATATTTTGCTGGGAGTGACGAATTAGCTCTAGGACTTATTCACGCTGCACAGGATGCAGGTAAACATGTACCAAACGATATTGAGGTTATCAGCTTTGAAAACTCGAAGCTTGCGCGTATGGTGCGTCCACAATTATCGAGCGTTGCTTTGCCGCTTTATGATATCGGTGCAGTAGCGATGCGATTGCTAACGAAAATTATGAATAAAGAAGAAGTGGCGGAGCAAACAGTTGTGTTACCACATCATTTGGAAATCCGCCAATCAACGAAATAGTAAACATGGGAAGGGGGCTGCTTAAAAAGCGGTCCCAGTTTTTTTATTATTACTACTTAAAATTAGCTGTAGGAAACACTCATATTTCCTACAGCCATTCTATTTATTCAAAATATGTAATGCTTTTTGCAGCATTTGTGCATTTTTTTCCTCTATTTCTGTTTTGCGAGGAATTGGCTCGTATAAAGGCTTTGGGTCTTCCCATGTTGGTATTAACTCAACGGGGGCCTCTTGCTGCCAATGAGCAAGCCACTTCTCTGGCAATGGACCTGTTGGGCAAGGTAAATCATTCATTTCTGTCCAAAGCATTGCCCAGGCGCGTGGTACGACACGCCAAATATCATAGCCACCACCGCCGACACCAATCCATCTACCGTCGCAATATTCATGTGCTAATTGATGTGCGAGCCTTGGAATTTCCTTGTAAATTTCCATCGTGCCATATAAATGGGTCAGCGGATCAAAATAATGGGCATCTGCACCATTTTGCGTAATCACAACATCTGGTTTAAAATGCTCAAACACAGCACGCATCGCTTGTTCATAAATCGTTAAGAAGCTTTCATCCTCTGTAAAGGCATCCATTGGGAAATTAAACGATGTGCCGTAGCCTTGTCCGCTGCCACGCTCTGTTACATTGCCTGTGCCAGGGAATAAATAACGTCCTGTTTCATGAATTGACAATGTGCATACATTCGGGTCATCGTAAAAAGACCATTGCACGCCATCTCCATGATGTGCATCCGTATCAACGTATAAAACACGCAAGCCGTATTTTTTTTGGATGTAGCGAATCGCTATACTGCTATCATTATAAATACAGAAGCCTGAAGCTCGTCCATAAAAGCCATGGTGTAGCCCGCCACCTAAATTAAGTGCATGACGTGCCTTTCCTTGCAATACGGCATCGACGGCTTGTAGTGTACCACCAACTAACAGCGCGCTCGCCTCGTGCATATTTGGGAAAATGGGAGTATCCTCTGTACCGATGCCATAGCGTTCACCTTGTTTAGCTGAAAGCTCACCATGTCCAGCCTTTTTCACAATATCGATATATTTTTCATCATGTGCCAGTGCAATTTCCTCGTCTGTAGCGAGCCGTGCTGGAATAATATCCTCATCTTTTAAAGCGCCAATTTCCTTTAGCAAATCCATTGTTAAAATTAACCGTTTATGATTAAACGGATGTGTGTCCGAAAACTTATAGCCGAGCTGATCAGGCGAATAAACAAAAAGTGCGTTTTTCATATTTGTATCCCTGGGACATTTGGCCATAAAACATCAAAGCCTGCTTTGCGTAAATCTTGAATAATTGCTAATGGATTAATAATTTGTAGTCGGACGCTTACAATTCGGTTTTCCTCGTTTCCAGTATCAGGGTAGATGAGCACGCTTAATACATTGACTTTATGGTGCATAAATATTTTTGAAATATCATGCAGTACCCCAGCTTTATCAGAAACGCGAATATCGATTTTAGAGCTCGGTTTGTGGGCTCCAGTCAATTCGATATACGTATATAAAAGGTCTGTTGTTGTAATAAGACCAACTAATTGATTACGAGAAACGATTGGTAGACAGCTAATTTTTGCTTCATAAAGGGTTAATGCTGCCTCCTCTACTAAATCTAATGGGTGGCCGACAATCGGATTTTTAACCATAATATTG belongs to Lysinibacillus louembei and includes:
- a CDS encoding acetoin utilization AcuB family protein codes for the protein MIVEEMMQRNVHTLLPTNTVGEAAHLMREHDIRHIPIVNVDNEVIGIITEHDVKYAFPDDVEEQEKATIKNTPLNNIMVKNPIVGHPLDLVEEAALTLYEAKISCLPIVSRNQLVGLITTTDLLYTYIELTGAHKPSSKIDIRVSDKAGVLHDISKIFMHHKVNVLSVLIYPDTGNEENRIVSVRLQIINPLAIIQDLRKAGFDVLWPNVPGIQI
- the ccpA gene encoding catabolite control protein A, which translates into the protein MTVTIYDVAREANVSMATVSRVVNGNQNVKPATRKKVLEVIERLEYRPNAVARGLASKKTTTVGVIIPDISNTIYAELARGIEDIATMYSYNIILSNSDQKEDKELELLDTMLGKQVDGVVMMSDNVTSSIQQAIKSSPVPIVLAGSVDEKKEAASVNIDYYQAAYEAVRILVGNGHKRIAFVSGPLDYTINGIYKLAAYKQVLEDANIELDEQLIVAGDSTYDDGISAYEELAVISAPPTAYFAGSDELALGLIHAAQDAGKHVPNDIEVISFENSKLARMVRPQLSSVALPLYDIGAVAMRLLTKIMNKEEVAEQTVVLPHHLEIRQSTK
- a CDS encoding acetoin utilization protein AcuC, yielding MKNALFVYSPDQLGYKFSDTHPFNHKRLILTMDLLKEIGALKDEDIIPARLATDEEIALAHDEKYIDIVKKAGHGELSAKQGERYGIGTEDTPIFPNMHEASALLVGGTLQAVDAVLQGKARHALNLGGGLHHGFYGRASGFCIYNDSSIAIRYIQKKYGLRVLYVDTDAHHGDGVQWSFYDDPNVCTLSIHETGRYLFPGTGNVTERGSGQGYGTSFNFPMDAFTEDESFLTIYEQAMRAVFEHFKPDVVITQNGADAHYFDPLTHLYGTMEIYKEIPRLAHQLAHEYCDGRWIGVGGGGYDIWRVVPRAWAMLWTEMNDLPCPTGPLPEKWLAHWQQEAPVELIPTWEDPKPLYEPIPRKTEIEEKNAQMLQKALHILNK